TACAACGGTCTTCAATACGAACTCAAAAATCAGTGTTATAATAGATAGTACAAGAGAGATAGGGGTACTTGAAGGAGGGAGTATTCCTTTTCTATCTTTAAAGTATATACCTTCAGATAGTCAGGTAAAGAAAGGAGATAAGGTTATTACTTCCGGATATAGTGATTTTTATCCAAAGGGCATTCAGATAGGAGAGATAACAAAGATAGAGAAAAAGCCAGATACCTTGTTTTTGAAATTATATGTGAAACCGTTCAGTTGTATTTCAGATATGGAAGAGGTTTTAATAGGTGAATAGGAAAATTATACTGTTGGGTGAACAGTTCCTGGTAGTGCTGGGATTAGAGATATTTTTTTTGAATTATTTTAAGTCAACGCTTACTCCTTCTTTTTTTCTTATATGGTTGCTTATCCTTGTATGGGAAGGGAATGTTGAACTGAGTTTATTTCTATCTTTTATTACGGGGCTTATTTACGACCTTATTTCAAAGGGATTTTACGGAATGACAAGTGTTATTTTCCTTGTTATTATATATATAAACTCTTTTTTGAGAATAGAAAGTATGGCTGGACGGATTTCAGGTATATTCATATTCAGTTTAATCTACTTCATAATGGGACTTTTTAAGTATACGGAAGGGTTCTTATGGAACTTCCGGACATTGGTCAGATATTCTTTTATATTTGCTTTATATAATTCTATAGTTGGGTTTTTTATTGAATATGGTATGAGAAGGTTGAGGTTAAAATGGAAGATGAAAAGAGATTATTTATCAATCTGACAAAGATATTTTTCTCTATTATTATACTGAGATGTTTTTATCTTCAGGTAATAAGATACCCTTACTATAGAAATCTTTCGTATAAAAATTGTATAAGGACTATTGAAACAGGTATTCCGAGAGGAGTCATATATGATAGAAATATGAGACCTCTCGCTAAAGATGTACCTGCCTTACATCTCGTGTTTGTGCCGTATGATTTAGAAAAAAGACCAGAGAAGGAGGCAGAGATACTAGCAGGTATTATATCTATGGATAAAAATGCGATATTAAAAAAGTTTAAAAGAAGATATGCAAATCCATTTGATAGGGTATATATTAAAAGACGACTTACCAAAGAAGAGGTTTCTCTTATAGAAGAAAATATGTCAGTACTTCCAGGTGTCTTTGTTCAAGAAGGACTTATCAGAGAGTATACATTGGGCAAGGATACCTGCCATATTCTCGGCTATACAGGTGAGATATCAGAGGAACAGTTAAGGATTTTGAAAGAAAAGGGTTACCAACAGGGTGATTTTATAGGACAGGAAGGCATAGAAAGGATGTATGATGACTATCTTAGAGGTATTCCTGGTGGTATTCAGGTAGAAGTAGATGCACTCGGTCATCAGAGAAGAGTTATGGGTAAAAAGGAGCCATTACCAGGTAATAATCTTGTTCTTACCATTGACCAGACGATTCAGGAGATTGTTTCGGAAGAACTTGGGGATAGGAGGGGTTGTGTGGCTGTTATGGACCCGAGGAATGGGCAGATTCTGGCTATGGTGAGCAGGCCAGGATTTGATGCTGATAATATAAAGGAATTTCTGGGAAGAGAAGGACACCCTTTTCTTAACAGAGCAATAAAAGGGATGTATTCTCCGGGTTCTGTATTTAAAATTATAACAGAAACTACAGCACTTGAAACAGGAGCAATAGAGGAGTATGACAGAGTGGAATGTACAGGGGAGATTCAGGTTGCAGACAGGGTATTTCATTGCTGGAAAGAAGAAGGACATGGTTGGGTGGATATAAATCTTGCACTGCCATATTCCTGTAATGTATTTTTTGGTACTATTGGGATGAGGGTAGGTGTATCAAAGATGCTTGAGTTTGCTTCTATGTTTGGACTTGGAAGTCCCACAGGTATAGACCTTCCCGGAGAGAAGCCTGGATATCTTCCAGATAGGCGAGAGATAGACCCTTTAAACCTCTCAATAGGACAGGGACCTATACTCACAACCCCTGTACAGCTCCTTTCTCTTATATCCACTGTTGCAAATGGTGGTAATATATGGAAGCCATATATAGTGAAGGAGATAGTGTCACCTGATGGAAAAAAAATTAAGGAATTTACACCTGAACTTAAAAAATTTGTATATATAAGCGAAGGAACTTTGGATATTCTCAAACGTGGTTTGAAAAATGTCGTTGTGTTTGGAACAGGTTCCAGAGCAAGAATAGATAGCATTGAAATTGCTGGTAAGACAGGAACTGTCCAGCGGGCAGCAGAGGAACTTGGACTTGGTACGCATGGTTTCTTTGTCTGTTATGCGCCTGCTGATAACCCTAAAATAGCAATGGTGGTTTTTTTAGATAATGCTTCAAGTTCAGAAGCAGCAGGGATTGCAGGTTCAGCAATTAGAAGGATTTTTATTCCCGAAACACATGATGATACCCGTACAGAGACAGAGGAGTTAGAATGATGAGATATTTCAGAAGACATATGTCAGAGAAAGGGGTTATATTCTGGGCTACTTTATTGTTATTTATAGGTACTCTCATACTCTTCAGTGTATCAAAAGGTGTCCTTGTGAAAGAGAGTATTTTCTTAAAACAGTGTCTATGGCTTATAGTTGCAATAATTGTAGGGAGTTTTATAAAGAAAATTGATTACAGAGATTTTCAACAGATAGCACCACTTCTTTACCTTATAATAGTATTGTTATTAGTTGCAGTTCTCTTTATTGGTAGTGCAGGTGCTTCAAGATGGATAAAACTGGGTATTTTTAATTTTCAGCCATCTGAGTTTGCTAAACTTATAACAGTTATAACACTTGCAGCATACCTTTCTGAAAAGGATATAAGAAGATTCCCTGTGTTGCTTGTTTCTTTATTTATTATCGGGATTCCGTTCCTTCTCGTATTAAAACAACCAAATTTAGGAACTGCTTTTATTTTTATAATAATATTTTTTGCAATTATATATCAGGCAGGTGCTACAAAAGGGCAGATGATAACACTTTTTCTTATAGGTGCTCTATCAAGTCCGTTTATGTGGCTTATTATGAAACCATATCAGAGAGAAAGGATATTAACATTCCTTAATCCTATGAGGGACCCGCTCGGTAAGGGATATAATCTTATACAATCCATTATTACTATCGGTTCTGGAGGTTTTTTTGGCAAAGGTTTTTTAAGAGGAACTCAGACAAAATTAGCATTTCTGCCTGAGTATCACACTGATTTTATATTCTGTGCCTTTGCGGAAGAATTTGGATTTATAGGGGTGTTGATTTTGCTCGGTATATATTTTATGTTTTTCAAGAGCATTGCAGAGATTATATATTACACGAGAGAAAGGTTTGCGAGATTATTAGCTACAGGTATTCTTGTTATATTTATTGCGCATGTGGTAATAAATACAGGTATGACAATGGGGCTTTTCCCTGTAGTTGGTATTCCTCTTCCTTTTATAAGTTACGGTGGTTCATCCCTTATGGTTTCACTTATCTCTGTGGTTATTCTCGCAAATATAAAGGATAATACCATTATGTTTTAATCCCCGGGGCTGTATAAAGATGGAAGAAAAGATATTAAAATTGCTACCTCATATCTCTGTCCCTTCTCGCTATACAGGGAATGAGATTAATGCTGTCCATAAAGAATTTGAAAAGTGTAAAATAAAATTTGCACTCTGTTATCCTGACCTATATGAACTCGGTATGTCTTCTCTCGGGATAAGGATTCTTTATGGATTTCTGAATGAGGATGAAGATATTGTCTGTGAAAGGGTATTCTCTCCATGGATAGATATGGAAGATTTATTGAAGTCCTCTAATATACCTTTGTTTTCTCTTGAATCGAAAAGGCCATTAAAAGAGTTTGATGTAATTGGCTTCAGTATCTCTTCAGAACTTAACTATACCAATGTTTTAAATATCCTTTCGCTTGCAGATATTCCTGTCCTCGTTTCAGAAAGAAGAGAAGATGACCCGATTATTCTTGCAGGTGGAAGTTGTATATTTAATTTTGCTCCTCTTGAACCATTTATTGACTGTTTTGTGGTGGGAGAGGGAGAAAATGTAATTCTTGAGATAGTTGAGGTTTTAAAAGAAACCAAGGATAGAGGAAGAGAAAAAGTCCTTTCTGCTTTAGCATCTTTAGAAGGTGTGTATATACCTTCCTATCCAAAAGAAAGGGTTAAGAAAAGATTTGTAAAAGACCTTGACAATGTATATGTTCCATTGAAATGGATTGTCCCCCTTACGGAAATTGTGCATGACAGAATTTCTATTGAGATAATGCGGGGCTGTGGACAGGGTTGCTTTTTCTGTCAGGCAGGCAGGTGCTGGCGTCCTGTAAGGACGAAGAGCCCAGAGAAGATATTGGAGATAGCGAGAGAGACCTATAGGAATACTGGATATGAAGAAATTTCTTTGCTTTCTTTTTCTTCAGGAGACCATCTCCAGATAGATAAAATTGTAGATAAACTTCTATCTGAGTTCAAAGAGAGAAAAGTTACAATTTCCTTTCCTTCCATAAGGATAGACACATTCTCCTTTGAACTTGCAACAAAGATAAAGGAAATAAAAAAGACAGGTCTTACATTTGCACCTGAAACAGGGGAGCGATTACGTGAGAAGATAGGTAAGAGAATTAAAGATAGTGAACTTATTTCCCTCGTTCAAAAAGCAAAAGAAGGTGGCTGGTATCAGATAAAACTATATTTTATGCTGGGGTTACCAGAAGAAAAAGACAGTGACATTATTGATATAGCAAACCTTATCAATGAAATTTCTTATATTATAGGTGTTAAAGCATCTTTCAATACATTCATACCAAAGCCACACACGATATTTGAAAGAGAAAGGTTTATTACAGAAGAAGAATATCTTCATAAAAAATCACTTATTGTGAAAAGTGTAAGAAGAAGCAACCGCATAAAACTTAATTTCCACTCCTATCATATGAGTTGTATTGAAGCAGTTTTAAGCAGAGGAGATAAAGTGCTTTCCTCTGTGATTAAAAAGGTGTGGGAAAAGGGTGGGAAAATGGAAAACTGGGATGAATATTTTAACTTCTCTCTATGGGTTGAAAGTTTTTATGAGAGCGGTACGGATATATCTTATTACCTTTCCGAAATCCAGATTGAAATGCCTTTGCCCTGGCATAGGCTTATTGTATAAATTCCTTATGTAGTGCCTTGAGTGCTTTTGTTCCATCGGCTTTTTTAACCACACAGGAGATTTTTATTTCAGATGTGCTTATCATCTCAATATTGATGTTTTCCCTCGCAAGGGTCTCAAACATCCTTCCTGCAACACCAGGATGGTTCATCATACCTATACCAATAATTGAGACCTTTGCTATATCCCTATCACATATTACATCTTCTGCATGTAATTCCTTTGCAACTTCTTTTAGAATCTTTACTGCTTTTTCAACATCTGAGATATTTACTGTGAAGGATATATCGGCAAAATTTTCTTTACTTACATTCTGGACTATAACATCTACATTGATATTTTCTTTCCCGAGTGCACTGAAAATTTTTCCTGCAATACCAGGTCTGTCAGGTACTCTAAATATAGTGATTTTTGCCTGTTTTTCATCAAGGGATACAGAAGATACATCCGCACCTTCTTTCAGTTGTATCTCTTTTACCATTGTTCCTCCTCCTTTACCAAATGTGGATTTTACTGCAAATGGTACATTATACCTTTTGGCAAACTCAACTGCTCTGGATTGCATAACCTTTGCTCCAGCAGAAGCCATCTCAAGCATTTCATCATAAGAGATTTCAGGTATAAGTTTTGCTTCAGGGACTATATGAGGGTCTGTTGTAAAGACACCTTCAACATCTGTATATATCTCACACAGGTCTGCTTTTATTGCTGCTGCTATGGCTATTGCTGTAAGGTCTGAACCACCCCTTCCTAATGTGGTAATAGCACTTTCAGGACTTATTCCCTGAAACCCCGCTATGACTACAATGCTACCTTTATTCAATTCATCTATTACTCGTGATGGTTCAATTTTCTGAATTCTTGCCTTTGTATGAAAACTGTCTGTCTGTATTCCTGCAAAATGTCCGGTCATACCTTCTGCTTTCTCTCCGATATTTTCAATTGCCATACATAGTAGTGCAACAGATACAATCTCACCTGTAGATAAAAGAAGGTCCATTTCTCTTTCAGGTGGGCTGGGATGAACCTCTTTTGCAAGTGTAATAAGGTTATCTGTGGTCTTCCCCATAGCAGAGACCACAACTACAACCTGATTCCCTGCCCGTTTTGTAGCCACCACTTTTTCCGCAACAAACTTTATCTTTTCTGATGTTGCTACAGAACTACCCCCATATTTCTGTACTATAAGCATACTTCCTCCACTTCCTTAAAAGTATAAATCAAAACGATAACTTAAAAACCCATTACAACTGTATCTTCACTACCAGCGGAGGGAGAAAAATAAAAAACACACCGTATGCTTATTCCTCTCTGTTTTACTCCCTCTTATAGGAAGAATTTTAAAGAAAACGCTCCTTCTCATTTTCAGAAAACGGTAACATTATTTATTATACTATAAGAAGTGGGGCTTGTAAAATGTTATCTCGTTCAGGTTAACACAGATATGTATAGCCAGCAGATTATTGAAGACAGAATGGATAAATGTCTCTTGAGAATAGGACTTTATAACCAAACTAATGAATGTCTTTTCCCTTTATACCATCTTTTGTAAGATTTATATCAGGCAGGTTATCATTTGCAGGCAAGATACTGCTGGCAGGTAAGAACTCAATATGCCCATCTACAAATAAATAGTTTCTGCTTCCATTCCAGTTCCACCAGTTATTAGTTCCTCCTGTATGGTTGTCAAGCCACTCTGCTACCAATACTTTTCTGTCAGGATATATAACACTGCTTAACTTCTGCGGAACAGATGGTACTATCTTACCTGTATCATATGTATATGTAGGGTCTGTCATCTGGTTTATCTGTTCTGGAGAATGATAAAAGCACATAGAATATCCATAAGAAGTGGATTCCCATTTCTGCGGTGCTGTGCGGTCTGAAGGGCAGTATAGAACACGCAGGTTGTTTATATATGGTATAAGAAACCTTCTCCACCCCCTTCCCATCCATAACCAGTAGGTGGGGTTTGTATTTACAGGGTCTTGTGCACAGGGAAAATACTCATTATAGTCCTGAAGATATAACTGGAAGGAAAGATATATCTGTCTTAAATTATTTATACAAACCGTCTGCCTGCCTTTTTCCCTTGTTTTTGAAAGTGCAGGCAGAAGAAGAGAGGCAAGAAAGGTAATTATAGACATTACTACTAAAAGCTCTATAATTGTGAAACAATTTCTGTATTTCATTTTGAAAGGTGTGTTATTTTTTACCTGTGATAGCCCTTTTTATAGCAGAGAGAATATATCTCTCTGCTTTTATATCTACATCACAGGCAAGAGGTGTTGTTTCATAACTACAGTCAATACCCATCGCCTCTTTCAAACTCTGAGTACCATATACGGGTGTTATCTCTCTGTTTCTCTCTTCCTGTCTGAATGCTTCCTCTGAAGGTATATATCCGAGGTATGTATTGGAATTCTGGGCAAGTAACTTATACCTGAAAGGGAGTAGCTCCTTTATTTTTATTCCTGTCTCAGTAAAGACCTCTCCAGGCAGTCCAAGAACCATTATCTCTTTCCCAAAAGAGCAACCAATTATTTCTAAAGTAATCTTTCTTTTTTTACGTTTACTAATCTCTATTATAGCGGATGAGACCATATATTGGAATGAATCAGAAAGGATATGTTTGTCTTTTAGAACCTCCTTTGCCTTTTTAAGTTCTTCATAAGATACATTCCTTAACGGTATTGAAAACTTTTTATAGTATGTCTTTAAGAAAGGGTTCTTTATTGTCTCCATTCCGTCCAGTAAAGAGATTGTTTTTTCTTTTATTTGCTCTGCAATGTAAGATGTTATCTCAACTCCTGCCCTTCTTTCAGGGGCTTCGGGATTGATATGGTTTATATCTCCTGAAGGACCATTTAGTACCATCACCTCTGCTTCAGGAAAGGTATCTTTCATTTTAGTCCTTAACATACCAGGCCAATCAGCAGATATAAGGGTATCTCCCAATGTATCAGGATGGAGTGCAAAGTTTACTATAAGTCCTTTTATCTTATCTGTCTTTTTCTCTGTAATCTTTACTACAGAAAGTGTATCATCTAAAGGTCCAGCTACTTCCACTATATCATCAACCCTGTCCCATGGATTTGTAATAACTCTGCCATCCTTTAACAAATACCTTCTGTTAAACGCAATTCCTTCTACTCTATCTGCTCCTGCAGATATATATGCATCTGTCATCTGGTTGTAAGCCATCCTGATACTTCCAGCGATGTAAAAAGGTAAAATTTCTACATATGACTGCTCTATATAGAACCCTTTTTTATATGTCTCTCTACCTGAACTATCAGGGATAGGTCCGGTATGTGTATGGGTTGCATGGATAAGGATATTAGAAGATGGAATACCTGTCTCTTTGTTGACTATTTTTCTTATCTTGTTAATCTGTTCTTCTCCCAGCCAGATAAGGTCAACTGTTGTAATAGCAAATATACTTCCCCTGTCTTCTATTACACAGGAGATAGCATATAGTTCATCTCTGATACCAGTAGATCTCCTGTCGTTGAAATAACCCACCAGTGAAGACCCAACAGGAGGTGTTATTACTGCCTTTCCAAAACCTATTTTCATTTTATCCCCTCAATAAATTTTTATTTGTAATCATAAAAATTTTATAATATTAAGAAAAAAAAACAAGTTTATGGGGAAATTATGGAGAAAACAGATATCAATCTTCATACAAAGTTTCAGGTAGGCAGGGTGGAGAAAAGAATTTTTGGTGGCTTTCTTGAGCATCTGGGGAGGGCTGTATATGAAGGGATATATGAACCCAAAAATCCTTATGCTGATGAGGATGGTTTCCGTAAGGATGTTATGTCTGCGATGAAAAAATTAAATATGACTGTTATGAGATGGCCTGGTGGAAATTTTGCTTCTGGTTATCACTGGCTTGATGGTGTAGGACCAAAAGATAAAAGGCCTGTAGTTAAAGACCTTGCATGGCAGAGTATAGAACCAAACCAGTTCGGAACGGATGAGTTTATAAAACTGTGTAAGAAGATGTATTGGGAACCAATGATAACAGTAAATTTAGGGACAGGTACTCCTGAAGAGGCAAAAAATTGGGTTGAGTATTGCAACTCACCTTCAGGCACGAAGTATGCGGATATGAGAGTAGAAAATGGAAATAAAGAACCATATGGTGTAAGATACTGGTGTCTTGGAAATGAGATGGATGGACTATGGCAATTAGGACATCTACCTGCTGACCAGTATGCTATTAAGGCACAGCAGGCAGCAAAAATAATGAAAGATGTAGACAGGACAATAGAACTTGTGGTGTGTGGTTCTTGCTCTATAACAATGCCCACATATATGGAATGGGACAGGATTGTTCTTGATTACCTCTGGGATTCTGTTGACTATGTGAGTTTACACCGATATGTTGGTAATTATAATAATGATTCTTCTGACTTTCTCGCTGTCACAAATTCTATAGATAAACAGATAGAAGAGATGGCATCTGCCTGTAGATTTATTCAGGCAAAGAAAAAGAGCAAAAAGATGGTATATCTCTGTTTTGATGAATGGAATGTGTGGTATAAAAACTATGAGAATGATGGTAAAGGAAAGTTTGCACCACATCTACTTGAAGAGATATATACACTTGAAGATGCACTTGTAGTTGCTGGATTTTTAAACAGTTTTATAAGGCATTCAGATGTAGTAAAGATTGCCAATATAGCGCAGATAGTAAACGTTATTGCACCTGTATTAACAAAGGATGATGATATACTCATCCAGTCCATATTCTATCCGTTTGAGATGGTATCAAAGAGAAGGGATGGTATATCTTTAAAAATTGCTGTAGAGGGACCATGTTATGAAAGTCCATCTTATGGCAGAACAAATTACATAGATGCCAGTGTTATACTTGGTAATGGGAAACTTCATATTTTCGCTACAAACAGACACCTTACAGAAAAAATGGAAGTTTTAATTAGCCCTGCTGATATAGAAATTTTATCATTAGAAAGTGCTGAAGTTCTTACAGGAAAAGACCCGAAAGCATCTAATTCCTTTGAAAAAAAAGATATGGTGGTACCAGAGGGATTTCAGGAAATAGAGGTTTCAAAAGGTAAGGCAGTGTGTGCACTTCCTCCTCTTTCCTTTGTAGCCATAACCTTTAAGGTGGAATAAGATATGTTTTTCGTCTTTCCTGTAAGGGATGAGTATGGTGTAAAAAGATTCCCTTTCTTTGTTGTCTTGATTATTATACTCAATGTGGTTATCTTCTTTCTTTATGGAACAAAACCTGAATATGAAAATATTGTAATGCAGTATGGATTTATCCCCTCAAGATTCTCACCGCTCACCTTATTTACATCAATGTTTTTACATGGTGGAATTCTGCATCTCGGCTTTAATATGTGGTATCTGTGGCTTTTAGGAGATAACATAGAAGACAGATGGGGACACATACCTTTTATACTTTTCTATCTTTCAGGAGGAATTTTTTCTTCTCTCCTTTATTCTGTACTTATACCTGAAACAATGAGAAATATACCTACCATAGGAGCATCGGGTGCAATCTCAGCAGTTCTCGGTGCCTATGCTGTTTTGTTTCCTAAAAGTACCATTACCTTTAAATATTTTTTATTCGCAATTATTCTAAAATTTGGTGAGTTTGAAATTTATGCATGGGTATGGTTATTATTATGGTTTATACAACAGGCAATATCTACAATACTTATGGGAAAAGGAATAACCACAGATACTGTTGCTTTTGGAGCCCACTTTGCTGGATTTATCTACGGTATGCTTATAGGTATTGGAACAAAGATCTACAAAGAAGCGAAGTATAGAGAAAATGTTGCTATGGGTAAGAATATGCTATTTCAGGTTTTGGGTGATAAACAGATTATACAGAGAACAATGGAAGAAGATTCAGATATAAAGCAGATGAAAACAAAGATTGTAGAAACGATGGAAGAAGAGAATAAATATGCTGCATCTGAAGTTTATGCCCAACTTATCCGAAAATACCCTGAGGTGGTTCTTCCAGAAAAACTCCAGTATGAAATTGCTCAGGTATTTGAAAAAAGGAATATGCTTCATCAGGCAGAAACAGCATACAGAAATTTTATTATCAACTACCCTTTCAGTAAACTTGCAGACAATGCCCTCCTTTCTCTGGGGAAAATCTTCAAACAGACAGGAGAAGAGGAGAAAGCGAGGTATGCATTTATGCAGATAGTTCTTTTTTACCCTTACAGCGATGTATACGAAGAAGCAAAATCCTTACTTGAAAAGGATATCCGGAAATAGGTTTATTAACTTTTTTATATTCACTTAAGCCGGGTACTGATATGCAGGTAATACCCATTCTCCTATCTTGCCTACCTCAATATTATAAAATTTCCCAAGTAATATCCTTCTTAAGTTATCAATCTCAATATTTTTTGCTGAAAAGTAGGCAAAAATTGGCTCTATCCCATACGGTATTACCCTTGCATACTTAAGGTAATTCATCAATAAACTGTATCCTACCATATCATATCCATCAACATCTATAGGGGTTTTTAATCCAGGGTATACCATATTTACATAAGTCCACAGGACATCATCTCTTTCATATCTCTCTTTTTTAATATTCCCACCATCAGAAAGAACATTGATATCCAGTGGTAATCCTGATATCTTTTGCTGTAAAAATATACCGATATTGGAAAGGTCTATTTCTATTTTTATATAACCATTAATAAAATCAGAGTGCTGTGTCCTTACAAGATTTTTTACTGTATCCCAGTATATCTTTCTTGCCATAAGTAATACATACTCATTATTCCTATTTTTATATCCAAACTCAACCATTGGTTTAAGATACAGCGGTATATCCTTAAAGTTATTTTTCTCAAATGCCTCTTTAAGGATGAAATAGGCAATAAAAGAAAAAGGAATATAGTTTTTACTTTCTTTACCTTTCCTGTAATTATCAATAATAAGTTTAAGGTTGTGGAAATCATAAGGGAGGAGAAAGTAGTAGTAAAGTTCTTCTGGTAAAAACCGTCTCATATCTTTTATAAGGTTCTGTGTTATGCCATTAAAGAAATTATATATGTCATTCTGAGATATTATGTTCTGAGGAAATTGATATATTGTGCCATTAAGAATGGAAATCGCCTCGCTGAATGTCTTTGCATTTAATATCTTTGATATATCAGCCGCTGTAAGAGATGTTTTCTCCAGTGCCTTGACCTTGCCACTTGTACAAAAGACATCCATCATTTTTATATATCTTTCAGAATCTGAAAGTCCTTTTTCAACAGTTCTAACTTATCAGGGTTATATACAGCGACAGCAGGATGATAGAGTGCTACAAGTTTTACATTCTGAAAAAGTCCTTCCTCTGTTTCTATAACCTTTCCGTGTAAAAAACTTATACTTCGCTGTTCTTTCAAAGAAAACCTGTTAATAAAATATCTTAAAGAGTGCCTTCCCAGACAGCATATAACAGATGGTTTAATAATCTCTAACTGCCTTTCAAGATAATGGGCACACTCTCTTATTTCTTCTTCTTTTGGGTCTCTGTTTTCAGGTGGCCTGCACTTTATTATATTTGTAATATAAACAGCATTTCTTTGGATATTAACAGAAGAGAGAAGTATATCAAGTACTTCACCTGCCTTGCCACAGAAAGGAATACCTTTTATATCTTCATTATAACCAGGTGCTTCTCCCACAAAGATAATCTTTGACTCAGGGCTACCTTCTCCAAAGACCACATTCTTTCTTGTCTTACAAAGAGCACACTTTTTACAATGAACTACATTATTTCTAAACTCCTCAAGCAGTTCTCTCTTCTCCATTATCTTGTGATAACAAAGATGATATCCTTTCTCTTAAATTATCTTCTATAGATGATTTAACATTATCCCAGTTAAATACAATATCCCAGTTGTCAGATACTATTATGAAAGTATTGTTTAATGAACTATCTTTTTCTATCTTTACACCATCTATTTTAATGTCTGCCCCTGCTGGTACCTTTATAACATATTCCTTTTCTTTTATATCCTTACAGACAGATACAATAACATCTTTCATATTTTTCATCAGATAGTCATTGAACTTATCTTCTACATTTTTCAACACCTCATCTATAAAAGAATTCTTTATGGCGAGGAGTTCCTTATCTTTCTCCATAACAAAGGCAGTTATTTTTCTTTCCATCTCTCTGTCTACTTCTTCCTGGTATTTTTTTATTTTTATCTCGTACTCTTTTTCTATTGATTCTTTTTCTGCCTTATATCTTTCATCAATTTCCTTTTCCGCCTCTTCTATTATATTAAGCGCCTTATTCTCCGCATCCTCAATGACTTTTTTAATAAGT
Above is a window of bacterium DNA encoding:
- the mreD gene encoding rod shape-determining protein MreD; protein product: MNRKIILLGEQFLVVLGLEIFFLNYFKSTLTPSFFLIWLLILVWEGNVELSLFLSFITGLIYDLISKGFYGMTSVIFLVIIYINSFLRIESMAGRISGIFIFSLIYFIMGLFKYTEGFLWNFRTLVRYSFIFALYNSIVGFFIEYGMRRLRLKWKMKRDYLSI
- a CDS encoding aspartate kinase — its product is MLIVQKYGGSSVATSEKIKFVAEKVVATKRAGNQVVVVVSAMGKTTDNLITLAKEVHPSPPEREMDLLLSTGEIVSVALLCMAIENIGEKAEGMTGHFAGIQTDSFHTKARIQKIEPSRVIDELNKGSIVVIAGFQGISPESAITTLGRGGSDLTAIAIAAAIKADLCEIYTDVEGVFTTDPHIVPEAKLIPEISYDEMLEMASAGAKVMQSRAVEFAKRYNVPFAVKSTFGKGGGTMVKEIQLKEGADVSSVSLDEKQAKITIFRVPDRPGIAGKIFSALGKENINVDVIVQNVSKENFADISFTVNISDVEKAVKILKEVAKELHAEDVICDRDIAKVSIIGIGMMNHPGVAGRMFETLARENINIEMISTSEIKISCVVKKADGTKALKALHKEFIQ
- the rodA gene encoding rod shape-determining protein RodA encodes the protein MMRYFRRHMSEKGVIFWATLLLFIGTLILFSVSKGVLVKESIFLKQCLWLIVAIIVGSFIKKIDYRDFQQIAPLLYLIIVLLLVAVLFIGSAGASRWIKLGIFNFQPSEFAKLITVITLAAYLSEKDIRRFPVLLVSLFIIGIPFLLVLKQPNLGTAFIFIIIFFAIIYQAGATKGQMITLFLIGALSSPFMWLIMKPYQRERILTFLNPMRDPLGKGYNLIQSIITIGSGGFFGKGFLRGTQTKLAFLPEYHTDFIFCAFAEEFGFIGVLILLGIYFMFFKSIAEIIYYTRERFARLLATGILVIFIAHVVINTGMTMGLFPVVGIPLPFISYGGSSLMVSLISVVILANIKDNTIMF
- a CDS encoding DUF1559 domain-containing protein, whose protein sequence is MSIITFLASLLLPALSKTREKGRQTVCINNLRQIYLSFQLYLQDYNEYFPCAQDPVNTNPTYWLWMGRGWRRFLIPYINNLRVLYCPSDRTAPQKWESTSYGYSMCFYHSPEQINQMTDPTYTYDTGKIVPSVPQKLSSVIYPDRKVLVAEWLDNHTGGTNNWWNWNGSRNYLFVDGHIEFLPASSILPANDNLPDINLTKDGIKGKDIH
- a CDS encoding radical SAM protein yields the protein MEEKILKLLPHISVPSRYTGNEINAVHKEFEKCKIKFALCYPDLYELGMSSLGIRILYGFLNEDEDIVCERVFSPWIDMEDLLKSSNIPLFSLESKRPLKEFDVIGFSISSELNYTNVLNILSLADIPVLVSERREDDPIILAGGSCIFNFAPLEPFIDCFVVGEGENVILEIVEVLKETKDRGREKVLSALASLEGVYIPSYPKERVKKRFVKDLDNVYVPLKWIVPLTEIVHDRISIEIMRGCGQGCFFCQAGRCWRPVRTKSPEKILEIARETYRNTGYEEISLLSFSSGDHLQIDKIVDKLLSEFKERKVTISFPSIRIDTFSFELATKIKEIKKTGLTFAPETGERLREKIGKRIKDSELISLVQKAKEGGWYQIKLYFMLGLPEEKDSDIIDIANLINEISYIIGVKASFNTFIPKPHTIFERERFITEEEYLHKKSLIVKSVRRSNRIKLNFHSYHMSCIEAVLSRGDKVLSSVIKKVWEKGGKMENWDEYFNFSLWVESFYESGTDISYYLSEIQIEMPLPWHRLIV
- the mrdA gene encoding penicillin-binding protein 2, with protein sequence MEDEKRLFINLTKIFFSIIILRCFYLQVIRYPYYRNLSYKNCIRTIETGIPRGVIYDRNMRPLAKDVPALHLVFVPYDLEKRPEKEAEILAGIISMDKNAILKKFKRRYANPFDRVYIKRRLTKEEVSLIEENMSVLPGVFVQEGLIREYTLGKDTCHILGYTGEISEEQLRILKEKGYQQGDFIGQEGIERMYDDYLRGIPGGIQVEVDALGHQRRVMGKKEPLPGNNLVLTIDQTIQEIVSEELGDRRGCVAVMDPRNGQILAMVSRPGFDADNIKEFLGREGHPFLNRAIKGMYSPGSVFKIITETTALETGAIEEYDRVECTGEIQVADRVFHCWKEEGHGWVDINLALPYSCNVFFGTIGMRVGVSKMLEFASMFGLGSPTGIDLPGEKPGYLPDRREIDPLNLSIGQGPILTTPVQLLSLISTVANGGNIWKPYIVKEIVSPDGKKIKEFTPELKKFVYISEGTLDILKRGLKNVVVFGTGSRARIDSIEIAGKTGTVQRAAEELGLGTHGFFVCYAPADNPKIAMVVFLDNASSSEAAGIAGSAIRRIFIPETHDDTRTETEELE